A single window of Salvia splendens isolate huo1 chromosome 6, SspV2, whole genome shotgun sequence DNA harbors:
- the LOC121807609 gene encoding BEL1-like homeodomain protein 11 produces MVSEDSSSFQFRLSLSLGSVPFGERVMNPAAYLIAMKEGCGMGFDDFPQINQSWCGGGNPNQSFVASIGGSKYLQPAQSLLREMVSVGGEGVDASNRRFMDRLGRRGALRVSSKLKAELSGCELVCDDLLKLIGLLEEVEMRYEEYSHHMDYLIRSFEAIAGTGAGKSYTALAILAMSKHFCRLRNAILAQIHTTKHKLLKDTRLSLFHQESRSIHAWRPLRGLPETCVTILRAWLFGHFLHPYPNDSEKLMLASQTGLSKNQVSNWFINARVRLWKPMIEEMYKEECEDSSTESHQRLQLH; encoded by the exons ATGGTCTCAGAAGATTCATCATCATTTCAATTTCGGCTCTCTCTCTCATTAGGCTCTGTCCCATTTGGAGAAAGAGTCATGAATCCTGCAGCCTATCTCATTGCCATGAAGGAAGGTTGTGGGATGGGATTTGATGACTTTCCACAAATCAACCAGTCATGGTGTGGGGGTGGGAACCCGAATCAGTCGTTTGTTGCTTCGATTGGGGGCTCGAAATACCTGCAGCCAGCTCAGTCGCTTCTTCGAGAAATGGTCAGTGTTGGCGGGGAGGGAGTTGATGCGAGTAATCGGAGATTTATGGATAGGTTGGGCAGGCGAGGCGCCCTTCGCGTCTCGTCTAAGCTCAAGGCAGAGCTCTCTGGCTGTGAGTTGGTGTGTGATGACCTGCTTAAGCTCATTGGCTTGCTTGAGGAG GTTGAGATGAGATATGAAGAGTATTCCCACCACATGGATTATCTGATCCGTTCATTCGAGGCCATTGCTGGCACGGGTGCAGGGAAGTCCTACACGGCCCTCGCCATCCTAGCCATGTCCAAGCACTTCTGTCGTCTAAGGAACGCGATTCTTGCACAAATCCACACCACCAAGCACAAACTCCTCAAGGACACACGGCTAAGCCTATTTCATCAAGAATCGAGATCCATCCACGCTTGGAGGCCCCTCAGAGGCCTGCCCGAGACTTGTGTCACCATTCTCCGTGCTTGGCTCTTCGGACACTTCCTGCATCCGTATCCAAATGACTCGGAGAAGCTGATGTTAGCATCACAGACAGGCTTGTCAAAGAATCAG GTTTCGAATTGGTTCATCAATGCTCGAGTCCGGCTTTGGAAGCCGATGATTGAAGAGATGTACAAAGAGGAGTGTGAAGATTCATCCACAGAATCTCATCAACGCCTCCAACTTCACTAG